One part of the Candida albicans SC5314 chromosome R, complete sequence genome encodes these proteins:
- a CDS encoding uncharacterized protein (Protein of unknown function; transcript detected on high-resolution tiling arrays), which translates to MYTDRTLSPQKKSCSSEILLEVMSSGGGRVCVLCVLCAKIFSLSLSLSFFLSVVVVRRRPTQILFFFFFSSDFWNYRDIVLRSQHKKTRNYHSYTTRTSRA; encoded by the coding sequence ATGTATACGGACCGTACACTACTgccacaaaaaaaaagttgctCTTCTGAGATACTTTTAGAAGTTATGAGCAGTGGTGGTGGACGTGTTTGTGTGTTGTGTGTGTTGTGTGCGaaaatttttagtttgtcgctctctctctctttctttctttctgtCGTGGTGGTACGCCGCCGCCCAACAcaaattctcttttttttttttttttcttcagaTTTCTGGAATTATCGGGACATAGTTTTAAGATCCCAACACAAAAAGACGCGAAATTACCACCTGTATACCACACGTACATCAAGAGCATAA
- a CDS encoding uncharacterized protein (Putative endosomal transmembrane protein; Hap43p-induced; mutation confers hypersensitivity to amphotericin B), with the protein MLNSISWIYIFYLFITSILAFDFGLGPTYYKHGDKVDLLVNKIESDTTQLPFAYHSLPFVCRPINGAKPVHLSLGELLKGDRIWQSGYQLEFGVDVPCNRLCDMVLSTHAIKRASDLIKDGYVVHWTVDGLPGATTFESTNHRNKYYAAGFPLGFVSPSDDEQLSYIYNHVMLVIRYHREKETASKNGGDPKYTIVGFEVYPKSVNDEHCPGSSKNYQNLPLFYSVDDKNQLIESKTTIAYTYSVYWREDNSIDYDSRWELYYENETNGAHVHIHWISFINSIILIFLASLIVMIVLIKVLKKDIANNGNNDNISGNTVLPLIKNDISIDIDGDSSSSSVTNNIGSGWKNLINQVNQIPQYPIFLITLVSAGIQIVIAIMGVISILMINSIGTKNNFFNSHQGAFFSISIFCISISGSISSYFGILLHKYFYHPHPHLHQTSGNNNNHNNNNNNLGKTYDQLTIIKLSLLFSAALPAFLFLIIFILNFFVWAKESSAALPFGTIVVFLLIFILIQCPLGIIGGNYANYANYANYANYQKSLSMPQKLFFASMKTPPSSPLYEKQFQFHSKNKPSNDSLLTKFISYGKTILIYGLIPFGIVYVELLFIFNSIWLEKTTFYYMYGFLFITTLMLFIIIIESAIVAIYISLVVYNKSNWIWLSFQVGSSIGWYIYGYSIYYFLRILNVDDFVSGLLYFVYMALASLMIGIASGSIGVLTGLIFIRKIYGAIKVD; encoded by the coding sequence ATGTTGAATCTGATATCTTGGATATAtattttctatttattCATAACATCGATTCTagcatttgattttggattAGGACCTACTTATTATAAACATGGAGAtaaagttgatttattagtCAATAAAATAGAATCAGATACTACACAATTACCATTTGCTTATCATAGTTTACCATTTGTTTGTCGTCCCATTAATGGTGCTAAACCAGTTCATTTATCATTAGGTGAATTACTTAAAGGTGATAGAATTTGGCAAAGTGGATATCAATTAGAATTTGGGGTTGATGTTCCTTGTAATCGATTATGTGATATGGTACTTTCTACTCATGCAATTAAACGAGCTTCTGATCTTATAAAAGATGGTTATGTTGTTCATTGGACCGTTGATGGATTACCTGGAGCCACAACTTTTGAATCAACTAACCACCGAAATAAATATTATGCCGCGGGATTCCCCTTGGGATTTGTTAGCCCTAGTGATGATGAGCAATTGagttatatatataatcaTGTTATGTTAGTGATTAGATATCATcgagaaaaagaaaccgCATCCAAAAATGGTGGGGATCCTAAATATACTATTGTTGGGTTTGAAGTTTATCCGAAAAGTGTTAATGATGAACATTGTCCTGGATCtctgaaaaattatcaaaatttaccattattttattctgttgatgataaaaatcaattgattgaaagtaaaacaacaattgctTATACTTATTCAGTTTATTGGCGGGAAGACAATTCTATTGATTATGATTCTCGATGGGAATTATattatgaaaatgaaactaATGGTGCTCATGTTCATATTCATTGGATATCATTTATAAATTCCATTATTCTTATATTTTTAGCATCATTGATAGTTatgattgttttaattaaagttttgaaaaaagataTTGCCAATAATGGGAATAATGATAACATTAGTGGTAATACTGTATTACCTTTGATCAAAAATGATATTTCTATAGATATAGATGGTGACAGTTCCTCATCTTCTGttactaataatattggatcgggttggaaaaatttaattaatcaaGTCAATCAAATACCTCAATAtccaatatttttaatcaCTTTAGTATCAGCCGGTATTCAAATAGTAATTGCCATTATGGGAGTAATCAGtatattgatgataaattcaattggaacaaaaaataatttttttaatagtCATCAAGGAGCATTTTTCAgtatttcaatattttgtattAGTATTCTGGGTTCAATATCTTCATATTTTGGTATATTATTACATAAATATTTCTACCACCCTCACCCCCACCTTCATCAAACTTCtggcaacaacaacaatcacaataacaacaacaacaacttaGGTAAAACTTATGATCAATTgacaataattaaattatcacTTTTATTTAGTGCTGCATTACCagcatttttatttttaattatatttatcctaaatttttttgtatgggCTAAAGAATCATCAGCAGCATTACCATTTGGTACCATTGTggtatttttattaatttttatattaattCAATGTCCTTTAGGTATAATTGGTGGAAATTATGCAAATTATGCAAATTATGCAAATTAtgcaaattatcaaaaatcattatcaatgcctcaaaaacttttttttgcatcaaTGAAAACTCCTCCATCTAGTCCATTATATGAAaaacaattccaattccatAGCAAAAATAAACCTTCTAatgattcattattaacaaaatttATAAGTTATGGAAAAACCATATTAATTTATGGATTAATTCCATTTGGTATAGTTTAcgttgaattattattcatatTCAATTCTATTTGGTTAGAAAAAACaactttttattatatGTATGGATTTTTATTCATCACCACCCTAAtgttatttattataattattgaatcaGCCATAGTGGCAATTTATATATCTTTAGTGGTTTATAATAAATCCAATTGGATTTGGTTATCATTTCAAGTAGGATCAAGTATTGGTTGGTATATTTATggttattcaatttattattttttaagaattttaaatgttgatgattttgttagtggattattatattttgtttatatgGCTTTAGCTTCTTTAATGATTGGGATTGCTTCGGGTTCTATTGGTGTTTTAACGggattgatttttattagaaaaatttatgGTGCCATAAAAgttgattaa
- the FTH2 gene encoding Fth2p (Putative iron transporter; similar to S. cerevisiae Fth1p), which translates to MIKFEDYFSIQIFFIILRETLETAIIISVLLSFINQRSHKQEEESTLSTNNNNNNDNNNNNENENENENAVHPISISQSRKADMNRKLKFQVWIGAILGLIICFIIGIIFVLIFYFVGQDYWSYTERVWEGLFSILSSIIITIMGIGLLRINKVMKLKWWIKLGDAYNYNGQQDEREDDEEISALTDNDILFDGNNNGEEEDIMNYGGTRSSSESNEIITHNNNNDSNFSFSSSSSSNSNSNFNSNSNPGILNNDNEESIPLTASSNFFTPFKNKHQSTAKNSKQLHRQSFSKKYFLAILPLVTTLREGLEAVVFIGGSAMSSSPHSIPLSVICGISMGSIIGYFLYQGGNKLSLQYFLIFSTCFLYIVSAGLMSRGIWFLELEQYVRQCNGLDVSETGSGPGSYDIVKSVWHVNCCNGLTDGWWMVFNAIFGWTNSATYGSVFSYMIYWTMVIIWLKIKLYEERHGILPLVPLKWQLKRIQKRIRLYELRKNHEQEHQGQQQEEGQQEAS; encoded by the coding sequence atgattaaatttgaagattatttttccattcaaatatttttcattatattaCGTGAAACTTTAGAAACGGCAATTATTATATCtgttttattatcattcaTCAATCAACGGTCTCATAAACAAGAAGAGGAATCAACTTTATctacaaataataataataataatgataataataataataatgagaATGAGAATGAGAATGAGAATGCCGTTCATCCAATATCTATATCTCAAAGTAGAAAAGCTGATATGAATcgaaaattaaaatttcaagtttGGATAGGAGCTATATTAGGATTAatcatttgttttataattgggataatttttgttttaattttttattttgttggaCAAGATTATTGGTCATATACTGAAAGAGTATGGGAAggattattttcaattttatcgAGTATAATAATCACTATTATGGGGATTGGATTATTAAGAATTAATAAAgtgatgaaattaaaatgGTGGATAAAATTAGGTGATGCCTATAACTATAATGGACAACAAGACGAGAGGGAGGATGATGAAGAGATTTCTGCTTTGActgataatgatattttatttgatggGAATAACAATGGTGAGGAAGAAGATATTATGAATTATGGGGGAACGAGATCAAGTTCTGaatcaaatgaaataatcacccataacaataataatgactctaattttagttttagttcTAGTTCTAGttctaattctaattctaattttaattctaattctaaTCCGggaattttgaataatgataatgagGAAAGTATACCTTTAACGGCatcttctaatttttttactccattcaaaaataaacatCAATCAACTGCAAAAAATTCGAAACAGCTTCACCGCCAGTCATTTAgtaagaaatattttttagCAATATTACCATTAGTCACCACATTAAGAGAAGGATTAGAAGCAGTAGTATTCATTGGTGGTAGTGCTATGAGTTCATCACCTCATTCTATTCCATTATCGGTAATTTGTGGGATTTCTATGGGTTCAATAATTGGTTATTTTTTATATCAAGGAggtaataaattatcattacaatattttttgattttttcaacatgttttctttatattGTCAGTGCTGGATTAATGAGTCGAGGTATTTGGTTTTTGGAATTAGAACAATATGTTAGACAATGTAATGGATTAGATGTGAGTGAAACTGGTAGTGGACCTGGTTCTTATGATATTGTCAAAAGTGTTTGGCATgttaattgttgtaatgGATTAACTGATGGTTGGTGGATGGTTTTTAATGCTATTTTTGGTTGGACAAATTCTGCAACTTATGGTAGTGTTTTCAGTTATATGATTTATTGGACAATGGTTATTATTTGGttgaaaattaaattatatgAAGAACGTCATGGTATATTACCATTGGTTCCATTAAAATGgcaattgaaaagaattcaaaaaagaattagatTATAtgaattaagaaaaaatcaTGAACAAGAACATCAAGGGCagcaacaagaagaagggCAACAAGAAGCAAGTTGA
- a CDS encoding sterol transporter (Ortholog(s) have role in intracellular sterol transport and extracellular region, fungal-type vacuole lumen localization): MVSFKNLAIVTLAVTTTSVEGISFSNIYLNKAITIFKNPTSLIPSFSNSKLINYQNTKPIPGDSPIEVCDASEKQLLHLDEVIVTPNPPVAGQNLTFTAVGTLDKTIEEGAYVEVEVRYGFIKLIHQTYDLCEEIVKVDLQCPIKSGKQTITKNVEIPEEVPPGKYLVVARAYTKDDEYITCLTATIIFPVQ, translated from the coding sequence ATGGTATCATTCAAGAACTTGGCAATTGTTACCCTTGCTGTAACCACAACTTCAGTTGAAGGCATATCCTTCtccaatatttatttaaataaagCCATCACTATTTTTAAAAACCCCACTTCATTAATtccatcattttcaaattctaaattaattaattatcaaaatactAAACCAATTCCTGGTGATTCTCCTATTGAAGTATGTGACGCCAGTGAAAAACAATTGTTACATTTAGATGAAGTTATTGTTACTCCAAATCCACCAGTTGCTGGTCAAAATTTAACTTTTACCGCTGTTGGTACCCTTGATAAAACTATTGAAGAAGGAGCTTatgttgaagttgaagttaGATAtggatttattaaattgattcatcaaACTTATGATTTATGCgaagaaattgttaaaGTTGATTTACAATGTCCAATCAAACTGGGCAAACAAACTATTACTAAAAATGTCGAAATTCCTGAAGAAGTACCACCAGGTAAATATTTGGTTGTTGCTAGAGCTTATACCAAAGATGATGAATATATCACTTGTTTAACTGCTACAATTATATTCCCTGTTCAATGA
- the CWH43 gene encoding Cwh43p (Putative sensor/transporter protein with a predicted role in cell wall biogenesis; possibly an essential gene, disruptants not obtained by UAU1 method; flow model and rat catheter biofilm repressed), producing the protein MSEKNPTSVDSREKEKNKELIQKTPFFTFNASIISYLHTVFASSSFLAALAVGSYLHYYKIVQNSSFGYPDEWFPSVSATIGDRYPERSVFQIIIALTAGPRFLLLIFNFISLYKKNSYLPYIATISGTLRTFTAGGWMYITSTDDHDAHDVFMILYMVLTIPWTVCNTLLSPKHSLQRNARFYSAMAFFGTIIPLIYWFIQHKVHIRPGAYSIYAYFEWGLIFFDILFDSWSAIDFTNIDISISATGIELVHVDTTATESTTKVTETETETEINVEIETEVIPGPFDSQFSDIDVIVNLINSFIYWTVVTSLFLCVWYFPLWHMGISGYEAAVLSFFLAPLLLIIPVSRNLFVTYPSIARSLTVILGVGAYKVPDPEQRLLTITAGTVFAVISVLSEFSIFATNPKKLNSYISTFTLGLLATSIFKYLCFSNNPIWPIMHKENGGYNAIGIFLGLLAAFFTPKQKQLSPKATNNEVNGANGSLLLAALGFGGYYFSLSSYLSDSGTLALWTWEGFPIKGPTPITGALYHFIAIMTAIIINVKSHPNFFSSWNYNIIIGGGSALVLYNFGGWIGYIGAVIYTFYLTSIGPIIWNSIKGYNITGAFFLGYFFNILLGLASVWIVAYAFVPGGPLLRERTDIVLGTSYFSILAGVLNYNLRREEFTKIKFSSCKIFKQTLTIITILLALSISIFIKRYPSEPFKPYNEESQSFTAGIWCVHFGLDNDMWSSETRMRDLIRDAEIDIIGLLESDTQRLIGGNRDFTQTIAEDLGMYVDYGPGPNKHTWGAALLSKFPIIESTHHLLPSPVGELAPAIHATLDIYGELVDVVVFHSGQEEDVEDRRLQSLGIQEIMGNSSRPLILLSYLVTEPLQGNYNTYVSEKSRVYDIDNTDWDRWCEYILFRDLRKVAYARISRSTITDTELQIAKFKLLNEDEKNDDDLEFYYGNHFVNEDEIDENLRMPQLFRGDGVRGHRYHVFDEPRYFAQHKWQRYNEQEQEQEQQQQEEHQEEEEENGQNEEGDEY; encoded by the coding sequence ATGTCGGAAAAGAATCCCACTCTGGTAGATTCCAGAGAGAAGGAGAAGAACAAGGAGTTAATACAAAAAACCCcatttttcacttttaaTGCCAGTATAATATCATATTTACACACCGTTTTtgcttcttcatcatttttagCAGCATTAGCAGTTGGATCATACTTACACTATTACAAGATTGTTcaaaattcatcatttggTTATCCTGATGAATGGTTCCCTAGTGTTTCTGCTACTATTGGTGATAGATATCCTGAACGATCagttttccaaatcattATTGCTTTAACTGCTGGCCCAagatttttattattgattttcaatttcattagtctttacaagaaaaatagTTATTTACCTTATATTGCTACTATTTCAGGAACATTAAGAACATTTACTGCTGGTGGTTGGATGTATATTACTTCAACTGATGATCATGACGCTCATGACGTGTTTATGATTCTCTATATGGTTTTGACTATACCATGGACCGTATGTAATACATTACTTTCTCCCAAACATTCGTTACAAAGAAATGCCAGATTTTATTCGGCAATGGCATTTTTTGGAACTATTATCccattgatttattggttTATTCAACATAAAGTTCATATTAGACCAGGTGCATATTCCATATATGCTTATTTTGAATGGGGGTTGATATTTTTcgatattttatttgattcttgGTCAGCCATTGATTTTACCAATATCGATATTCTGATTTCAGCAACAGGAATTGAATTAGTTCATGTTGACACAACAGCTACAGAATCCACCACCAAGGTAacagaaacagaaacagaaacagaaataaacgttgaaattgaaaccgAAGTAATACCTGGTCCATTTGATAGTCAATTTAGTGATATTGATGTAATTGttaatttgatcaattcattcatttattgGACAGTCGTCACgtcattatttttatgtGTTTGGTATTTCCCATTATGGCATATGGGTATTTCAGGTTATGAAGCCGCTGttttatctttctttttggctcctttattattgattattcCAGTTTCTCGTAATTTGTTTGTGACTTATCCATCAATTGCTAGAAGTTTGACGGTGATTTTAGGTGTTGGAGCTTATAAAGTCCCTGATCCAGAACAAAGACTTTTAACTATAACTGCTGGAACCGTATTTGCTGTAATTTCAGTATTGTctgaattttcaatttttgcCACTAATCctaagaaattgaattcttaTATTTCAACATTTACATTAGGACTTTTAGCTacttcaattttcaaatatttatgTTTTTCCAATAATCCTATTTGGCCAATTATGCATAAAGAAAATGGTGGTTATAATGCCATTGGTATATTTTTAGGATTATTAGCAGCTTTTTTCACTcccaaacaaaaacaattatctCCAAAAGCAACAAACAATGAAGTAAATGGTGCAAATGGATCGTTATTATTAGCTGCATTAGGTTTCGGTGGTTACTATTTCTCCCTTTCATCGTATTTGTCGGATTCTGGTACTTTGGCTCTTTGGACTTGGGAAGGGTTTCCTATCAAAGGACCAACTCCAATAACTGGTGCCTTGTATCATTTTATTGCCATTATGACAgcaataattattaatgtCAAACTGCACCCTAATTTTTTCAGCAGTTGGaattataatattattataggTGGTGGAAGTGCCCTTGTGTTATATAATTTTGGTGGTTGGATAGGATATATTGGAGCAGTGATTTATACATTTTATTTGACTTCTATTGGACCAATTATTTGGAATTCAATTAAAGGTTATAATATTACCGGGGCATTTTTCTTGGGgtattttttcaacattttaCTTGGATTAGCTAGTGTTTGGATTGTTGCTTATGCATTTGTACCTGGTGGACCATTACTTCGTGAAAGAACCGATATTGTTCTTGGTACatcatatttttcaattttggcTGGAGTAttgaattataatttaCGTCGTGAAGAATTcaccaaaataaaattctCCAGTtgtaaaattttcaaacaaacTTTAACCATTATAACCATTTTATTggcattatcaatttcaatttttattaaaagataTCCTAGTGAACCATTCAAACCTTATAATGAAGAATCTCAATCTTTCACTGCAGGTATTTGGTGTGTTCATTTTGGATTAGATAATGATATGTGGTCATCGGAAACGAGAATGAGAGATTTGATTCGAGATGCAGAAATTGATATCATTGGATTATTAGAATCTGACACTCAAAGATTAATTGGTGGTAATAGAGATTTCACCCAAACCATTGCCGAAGATTTAGGAATGTACGTTGATTATGGTCCTGGACCTAATAAACATACATGGGGTGCagcattattatcaaaattccCAATCATTGAATCTACTCATCATCTTTTACCATCACCAGTTGGTGAATTGGCACCAGCTATTCATGCAACTTTAGACATCTATGGAGAATtagttgatgttgttgttttccaCTCTGgtcaagaagaagatgttGAAGATCGTCGATTACAAAGTTTAGGTATACAAGAAATAATGGGTAATTCTTCACGAccattgatattattgagTTATTTAGTGACAGAACCATTACAAGGTAATTATAACACTTATGTTAGTGAAAAATCTCGAGTTtatgatattgataatactGATTGGGATAGATGGTGtgaatatattttatttagaGATTTAAGAAAAGTTGCTTATGCAAGAATTTCAAGATCTACTATTACTGATACCGAATTACAAATTgctaaattcaaattattaaatgaagatgaaaaaaatgatgatgatttggaATTTTATTATGGTAATCATTTTgttaatgaagatgaaattgatgagaATTTAAGAATGCCACAACTTTTTAGAGGTGATGGTGTTAGAGGACATAGATATCATGTATTTGATGAACCAAGATATTTTGCTCAACATAAATGGCAAAGATATAATGAGCAAGAGCAAGAGCAagagcaacaacaacaagaagaacaccaagaagaagaagaagaaaacgGACAAAATGAAGAAGGTGATGAATATTAG
- a CDS encoding uncharacterized protein (Putative 12kDa subunit of mitochondrial NADH-ubiquinone oxidoreductase; gene has intron) — protein MGRLDSYENHQRPELVSFDDISYNNLSQVEAARKSMLREQWIRVYELRVTHEALRKCRQYHQEDASRNCKSLVLKYMKMLETYPIQGYMGYQKNDPSQ, from the exons ATGG GGCGTTTAGATAGTTATGAAAACCATCAAAGACCAGAATTAGTGTCGTTTGATGATATCAGTTATAACAACTTATCTCAAGTGGAAGCTGCCAGAAAATCTATGCTTAGGGAACAATGGATCAGAGTATATGAATTAAGGGTGACTCATGAAGCTTTAAGAAAATGCAGACAATATCATCAAGAAGATGCTTCAAGAAATTGTAAATCATTGGTATTAAAATACATGAAAATGTTGGAAACATATCCAATACAAGGTTATATGGGATACCAAAAGAACGATCCATCTCAATAG
- the ATP3 gene encoding F1F0 ATP synthase subunit gamma (F1-ATP synthase complex subunit; caspofungin repressed; flucytosine and macrophage/pseudohyphal-induced; present in exponential and stationary growth phases; Hap43p-induced gene): protein MFRSGVSTAANAVRVSARNYATLREIEMRLKSIKNIEKITNTMKIVASTRLSKAQKAMASSRVFNETDKEFLSNAEPKPIEEEASKSDDKTLLIVVSSDKGLCGSIHSQVSKAARKRTEELNGNVDIVCIGDKVKAQILRTYADKVKLAFNGVGKEEPNFTEVALIADEIAKLGNYENVEILYNKFVSGVSFEPSKFSIYAADAIANSPGLSKYELENEEITSDVAQFSLANNLLTAMAEGYASEVSARRNAMDNASKNAGDMINSYSILYNRTRQAVITNELVDIITGASSLD, encoded by the exons ATGTTTCGTTCAGGTGTTTCTACTGCTGCCAATGCAGTCCGTGTAAG tGCTAGAAACTATGCCACTTTACGTGAAATTGAAATGCGTCTTAAATCCATTAaaaacattgaaaaaatcaccAATACCATGAAGATTGTTGCCTCTACTAGATTGAGTAAAGCTCAAAAAGCCATGGCTTCATCTCGTGTTTTCAATGAAACTGATAAAGAATTCTTGTCTAATGCTGaaccaaaaccaattgaagaagaagcttCTAAATCTGATGACAAAActttattgattgttgtttcttCCGATAAAGGTTTATGTGGTTCTATTCATTCTCAAGTTTCCAAAGCTGCCAGAAAGAGAACTGAAGAATTAAATGGTAATGTCGATATTGTTTGTATTGGTGATAAAGTCAAAGCACAAATTTTGAGAACTTATGCTGACAAAGTTAAATTGGCATTCAATGGTGTTGGTAAAGAAGAACCAAATTTCACTGAAGTTGCCTTAATTGCTGATGAAATTGCTAAATTAGGTAACTatgaaaatgttgaaattctttacaacaaatttgtttctGGTGTTTCATTTGAACCATCTAAATTTTCCATTTATGCTGCTGATGCCATTGCTAACTCTCCAGGTTTAAGCAAAtatgaattggaaaatgaagaaatcaCTTCTGATGTTGCTCAATTCTCTTTAGCTAACAACTTGTTGACTGCTATGGCTGAAGGTTATGCATCTGAAGTTTCTGCTAGAAGAAATGCTATGGACAATGCCTCCAAGAATGCTGGTGATATGATCAACAGTTACTCTATTTTGTATAACAGAACTAGACAAGCCGTCATTACCAACGAATTGGTTGATATCATTACTGGTGCTTCCTCATTGGACTAG